One window of the Trifolium pratense cultivar HEN17-A07 linkage group LG2, ARS_RC_1.1, whole genome shotgun sequence genome contains the following:
- the LOC123905574 gene encoding beta-glucosidase 46-like isoform X1, whose amino-acid sequence MVLLLSTFQKALSMEFLLFLLFTPYALGDSTPFPTNFLFGTASSSYQYEGAYLSDGKGLSNWDVFTHKPGSTDDGSNGDVSVDQYHRYLEDVDLMEAIKVNSYRFSISWTRILPKGRFGEVNMAGIDYYNRLIDALLLKGIQPFVTLFHFDIPQELEDRYGGWLSPQSQEDFLLFADICFKSFGDRVKYWITFNEPNQHVTVAYRKGIHPPCRCSGKFGNCSEGDSEKEPFVAAHNIILSHAAAVDIYRNKYQAEQGGEIGIVVHIDWLEPLSNSTADQLAAERAQSFSMNWILDPIIFGKYPKEMEMILGSILPKFSSNDKTKLNQGLDFIGINHYASFYVSDCISSVCESGPGVSTTEGLFQQTSQKDGVPIGELTPFEWLNVYPQGMKKTINYVKERYNNTPMFITENGYGNLYDPDNTNEEHLHDIKRVNYMSGHLDNLMASIREGADVRGYFTWSLLDNFEWTYGFSVRFGLYHVDFATQKRTPKLSASWYKDFIAKHKTESINIAHDSETRNNWNKQFKANAMLRTVSSEHRMKNLD is encoded by the exons ATGGTGTTACTGTTATCTACATTTCAAAAAGCTTTGTCTATGGAGTTTCTACTCTTTTTGTTATTCACACCATATGCTCTTGGTGATTCTACTCCTTTTCCCACCAACTTTCTCTTTGGCACTGCTTCTTCTTCCTACCAG TATGAAGGTGCTTACTTGAGTGATGGAAAAGGGTTGAGCAACTGGGATGTCTTTACTCACAAACCAG GTAGTACTGATGATGGAAGTAACGGCGATGTTTCTGTTGATCAATACCATCGGTATCTG GAGGATGTAGATTTAATGGAAGCTATCAAAGTCAACAGCTACCGGTTTTCAATTTCATGGACAAGAATTCTACCAA AAGGTAGATTTGGAGAGGTCAACATGGCTGGAATCGACTACTATAATAGGCTTATTGATGCTTTGCTACTCAAAG GTATCCAACCATTTGTTACATTGTTTCACTTTGATATCCCTCAAGAACTTGAAGACCGATATGGAGGTTGGCTAAGTCCCCAATCACA GgaagattttttattatttgcagACATATGTTTTAAATCCTTTGGTGACAGAGTTAAGTACTGGATCACATTCAATGAACCAAATCAACATGTTACAGTTGCTTACCGTAAAGGTATACACCCACCATGTCGCTGCTCCGGAAAATTTGGAAATTGTAGCGAGGGAGATTCAGAGAAGGAGCCCTTTGTGGCAGCGCATAATATTATCCTATCACATGCAGCTGCAGTTGATATTTATAGAAACAAATACCAG GCTGAGCAAGGCGGAGAAATTGGCATCGTCGTACACATTGACTGGTTAGAGCCGTTAAGCAATTCCACAGCAGATCAATTAGCTGCTGAAAGAGCACAATCATTCAGCATGAACTG GATCTTGGATCCAATCATATTCGGCAAGTATCCAAAAGAGATGGAGATGATTCTAGGAAGCATATTACCCAAATTTTCCAGTAATGACAAAACAAAACTGAATCAAGGACTCGATTTCATTGGCATCAATCATTATGCAAGTTTCTATGTCAGTGACTGCATTTCATCAGTGTGTGAGTCTGGGCCAGGAGTCTCCACAACAGAAGGTTTATTTCAACAAACTTCACAAAAAGACGGTGTCCCAATTGGAGAGCTC ACTCCGTTTGAGTGGCTCAATGTTTACCCACAAGGCATGAAGAAAACCATTAACTATGTGAAAGAAAGGTACAATAACACTCCAATGTTCATCACTGAGAATG GGTATGGCAATTTGTATGATCCGGATAACACAAATGAAGAACATCTTCATGATATTAAGAGAGTAAACTACATGTCTGGTCACTTAGATAATCTAATGGCATCAATAAG GGAAGGAGCAGATGTGAGAGGTTACTTTACCTGGTCTTTGCTTGACAACTTTGAGTGGACATATGGTTTTTCGGTGAGATTTGGACTTTACCATGTTGATTTTGCCACACAGAAGAGAACTCCAAAATTGTCAGCAAGTTGGTACAAAGATTTCATTGCAAAGCATAAAACCGAGAGCATTAATATCGCACATGACAGCGAGACGAGAAACAACTGGAACAAACAATTCAAGGCAAATGCCATGCTTAGAACTGTAAGCTCGGAGCATAGAATGAAAAACTTGGATTAA
- the LOC123905574 gene encoding beta-glucosidase 46-like isoform X2 has product MEAIKVNSYRFSISWTRILPKGRFGEVNMAGIDYYNRLIDALLLKGIQPFVTLFHFDIPQELEDRYGGWLSPQSQEDFLLFADICFKSFGDRVKYWITFNEPNQHVTVAYRKGIHPPCRCSGKFGNCSEGDSEKEPFVAAHNIILSHAAAVDIYRNKYQAEQGGEIGIVVHIDWLEPLSNSTADQLAAERAQSFSMNWILDPIIFGKYPKEMEMILGSILPKFSSNDKTKLNQGLDFIGINHYASFYVSDCISSVCESGPGVSTTEGLFQQTSQKDGVPIGELTPFEWLNVYPQGMKKTINYVKERYNNTPMFITENGYGNLYDPDNTNEEHLHDIKRVNYMSGHLDNLMASIREGADVRGYFTWSLLDNFEWTYGFSVRFGLYHVDFATQKRTPKLSASWYKDFIAKHKTESINIAHDSETRNNWNKQFKANAMLRTVSSEHRMKNLD; this is encoded by the exons ATGGAAGCTATCAAAGTCAACAGCTACCGGTTTTCAATTTCATGGACAAGAATTCTACCAA AAGGTAGATTTGGAGAGGTCAACATGGCTGGAATCGACTACTATAATAGGCTTATTGATGCTTTGCTACTCAAAG GTATCCAACCATTTGTTACATTGTTTCACTTTGATATCCCTCAAGAACTTGAAGACCGATATGGAGGTTGGCTAAGTCCCCAATCACA GgaagattttttattatttgcagACATATGTTTTAAATCCTTTGGTGACAGAGTTAAGTACTGGATCACATTCAATGAACCAAATCAACATGTTACAGTTGCTTACCGTAAAGGTATACACCCACCATGTCGCTGCTCCGGAAAATTTGGAAATTGTAGCGAGGGAGATTCAGAGAAGGAGCCCTTTGTGGCAGCGCATAATATTATCCTATCACATGCAGCTGCAGTTGATATTTATAGAAACAAATACCAG GCTGAGCAAGGCGGAGAAATTGGCATCGTCGTACACATTGACTGGTTAGAGCCGTTAAGCAATTCCACAGCAGATCAATTAGCTGCTGAAAGAGCACAATCATTCAGCATGAACTG GATCTTGGATCCAATCATATTCGGCAAGTATCCAAAAGAGATGGAGATGATTCTAGGAAGCATATTACCCAAATTTTCCAGTAATGACAAAACAAAACTGAATCAAGGACTCGATTTCATTGGCATCAATCATTATGCAAGTTTCTATGTCAGTGACTGCATTTCATCAGTGTGTGAGTCTGGGCCAGGAGTCTCCACAACAGAAGGTTTATTTCAACAAACTTCACAAAAAGACGGTGTCCCAATTGGAGAGCTC ACTCCGTTTGAGTGGCTCAATGTTTACCCACAAGGCATGAAGAAAACCATTAACTATGTGAAAGAAAGGTACAATAACACTCCAATGTTCATCACTGAGAATG GGTATGGCAATTTGTATGATCCGGATAACACAAATGAAGAACATCTTCATGATATTAAGAGAGTAAACTACATGTCTGGTCACTTAGATAATCTAATGGCATCAATAAG GGAAGGAGCAGATGTGAGAGGTTACTTTACCTGGTCTTTGCTTGACAACTTTGAGTGGACATATGGTTTTTCGGTGAGATTTGGACTTTACCATGTTGATTTTGCCACACAGAAGAGAACTCCAAAATTGTCAGCAAGTTGGTACAAAGATTTCATTGCAAAGCATAAAACCGAGAGCATTAATATCGCACATGACAGCGAGACGAGAAACAACTGGAACAAACAATTCAAGGCAAATGCCATGCTTAGAACTGTAAGCTCGGAGCATAGAATGAAAAACTTGGATTAA
- the LOC123905577 gene encoding glucose-6-phosphate/phosphate translocator 2, chloroplastic-like, producing MISQLNYTLPFSSSTSIPRPKLCTIPTFHNLQNNTNNLSLSSFKPLYISSIENFKFSTTTKLRKSVTECHAYEEADRSQPLEINIGEQAAKFKIGLYFATWWALNVVFNIYNKKVLNAFPYPWLTSTLSLAAGSLIMLISWATRVAEAPKVNLDFWKALFPVAVAHTIGHVAATVSMSKVAVSFTHIIKSGEPAFSVLVSKLLLGEAFPMQVYLSLIPIIGGCALAAVTELNFNMIGFMGAMISNVAFVFRNIFSKKGMKGMSVSGMNYYACLSILSLLLLTPFAIAVEGPTMWAAGWQTAVSQIGPNFVWWVVAQSVFYHLYNQVSYMSLDQISPLTFSVGNTMKRISVIVSSIIIFNTPIQPNNALGAAIAILGTFLYSQAKQ from the exons atgataTCACAACTCAACTACACATTACccttttcttcttcaacttctATTCCAAGGCCTAAACTTTGCACAATACCCACTTTTCACAATcttcaaaacaacacaaataaCCTCTCTTTATCTTCCTTCAAACCTCTTTACATATCATCCATTgaaaacttcaaattctcaacaacaacaaaactcAGAAAAAGTGTAACAGAATGTCATGCTTATGAAGAAGCAGATAGGTCACAGCCATTGGAGATTAACATTGGTGAACAAGCTGCTAAGTTCAAAATTGGTTTGTATTTTGCTACTTGGTGGGCTTTGAATGTTGTCTTCAATATTTACAACAAGAAGGTTTTGAATGCTTTTCCTTATCCATGGCTTACTTCAACTTTGTCCCTTGCTGCTGGTTCTCTCATCATGTTAATCTCATGGGCTACAAGGGTTGCTGAGGCTCCTAAGGTTAATTTGGACTTTTGGAAGGCCTTGTTTCCT GTTGCGGTGGCACATACAATTGGGCATGTTGCAGCTACTGTGAGTATGTCCAAAGTTGCAGTTTCATTTACACACATCATCAAAAGTGGAGAGCCTGCTTTCAGTGTTCTGGTATCAAAGTTATTGCTTGGGGAAGCATTCCCTATGCAGGTTTACCTTTCACTAATACCAATCATTGGAGGTTGTGCACTTGCTGCTGTCACTGAGCTTAATTTCAATATGATTG GGTTTATGGGGGCTATGATATCCAATGTGGCCTTTGTGTTTAGGAACATATTCTCAAAGAAGGGAATGAAAGGGATGTCTGTTAGTGGAATGAACTACTATGCTTGCCTCTCCATATTATCTCTATTGCTTCTCACCCCTTTTGCTATTGCTGTCGAAGGCCCAACGATGTGGGCTGCTGGCTGGCAAACAGCAGTGTCTCAGATTGGTCCCAATTTTGTCTG GTGGGTAGTTGCACAGAGTGTGTTCTACCATTTGTACAATCAAGTCTCTTATATGTCTCTTGATCAGATTTCTCCATTAACATTTAGCGTAGGGAACACAATGAAGAGAATCTCGGTTATTGTCTCTTCCATTATTATCTTCAACACGCCAATTCAGCCAAACAATGCCCTTGGTGCTGCCATTGCAATCCTTGGCACCTTCCTCTATTCACAG GCTAAACAGTAA